The region ACGCTGACCAGTGCCAGGGTTCCCTCCTGGGGTCCTAGCGGTACGGACATGCTGCCCATGGTGAACCGGTGCTTGGTGAAGTGCTGGCTCCTGAAGAGGATCTCCTCCATGGCCTCGGCCTCCACCCGGAGGATCATGGTGCCCTCGGTGATGGAGTGGTTCTCCCAGGGTGATATGGCCTCCAGGCCAGCCCCAAAGGAAGGGTAGGAGGTCTCAAGGGGGCGGATGGATCCATCCGTCTCTATCCGGAAGGTCCCGGCAACTTCGATGCCCTCGACGGAGTGGAGGAAGGAAACC is a window of Bacillota bacterium DNA encoding:
- a CDS encoding DUF1850 domain-containing protein — encoded protein: MRVRRWCLGLLAGATVLYLALSPRIMVLEIDCEGNLAARARASAGGTFQVSFLHSVEGIEVAGTFRIETDGSIRPLETSYPSFGAGLEAISPWENHSITEGTMILRVEAEAMEEILFRSQHFTKHRFTMGSMSVPLGPQEGTLALVSVRTRRIPWHEFLLDRPRQG